A single genomic interval of Megalobrama amblycephala isolate DHTTF-2021 linkage group LG17, ASM1881202v1, whole genome shotgun sequence harbors:
- the rxrga gene encoding retinoic acid receptor RXR-gamma-A isoform X1 — translation MDNNDTYLHLRYVTVAEPFQCEEQEASQQKIQLENSCSIMPLKYSESSSLQVTHGHLSSPPSQPPLSSMVSHHHPSIINGLGSPYSVITSSSLGSPSASMPTTSSMVYGALNSPQMNSLNSVSSSEDIKPPPGLVGLGSYSCSSPGSLSKHICAICGDRSSGKHYGVYSCEGCKGFFKRTIRKDLTYTCRDNKDCQIDKRQRNRCQYCRYQKCLAMGMKREAVQEERQRGREKSDNEVESSSSFNEEMPVEKILDAELAVEPKTEAYMESSTGNSTNDPVTNICQAADKQLFTLVEWAKRIPHFSDLPLDDQVILLRAGWNELLIASFSHRSVTVKDGILLATGLHVHRSSAHSAGVGSIFDRVLTELVSKMKDMQMDKTELGCLRAIVLFNPDAKGLSNPSEVEALREKVYASLEAYTKHNYPDQPGRFAKLLLRLPALRSIGLKCLEHLFFFKLIGDTPIDTFLMEMLEAPHQIT, via the exons GGTATGTCACGGTGGCAGAGCCATTTCAGTGTGAGGAGCAGGAGGCATCACAACAAAAGATACAGTTGGAAAACAGCTGCTCTATCATGCCTTTAAAATACAGCGAGA GTTCTTCTTTGCAGGTAACACACGGTCACCTGAGCTCTCCTCCGTCCCAGCCTCCTCTCAGCTCCATGGTGTCCCACCATCACCCCTCCATCATCAACGGTCTAGGGTCACCATACTCAGTCATCACTTCTTCCTCCCTGGGTTCGCCTTCAGCCTCCATGCCCACCACCTCCAGCATGGTTTATGGCGCACTCAACAGTCCACAG ATGAACTCTCTGAACAGTGTTAGCAGCTCAGAAGACATTAAACCTCCTCCAGGACTGGTGGGATTGGGCAGTTACTCCTGCAGCAGCCCGGGGTCCCTCTCCAAACACATCTGTGCCATCTGCGGAGACCGATCCTCAG GGAAACATTATGGTGTTTACAGTTGTGAAGGATGCAAGGGCTTCTTCAAGAGAACCATCCGGAAAGACCTCACGTACACGTGTCGAGACAATAAGGATTGCCAGATAGACAAGCGCCAACGGAACCGCTGCCAGTACTGCCGCTATCAGAAGTGTCTGGCCATGGGCATGAAGAGAGAAG CGGTGCAAGAAGAGAGACAGCGGGGTCGGGAAAAGAGTGATAATGAGGTGGAGTCCAGCAGCAGCTTTAATGAGGAAATGCCAGTGGAGAAGATTCTAGATGCTGAGCTTGCAGTGGAACCCAAGACTGAAGCTTACATGGAGTCCAGCACAGGAAACTCG ACAAATGACCCAGTGACCAACATCTGCCAGGCCGCAGATAAGCAGCTCTTCACTCTTGTTGAGTGGGCTAAAAGAATCCCGCACTTCTCTGACCTCCCTCTGGATGACCAGGTCATCCTACTGCGAGCAG gTTGGAACGAGCTGCTCATCGCTTCATTCTCACACCGTTCAGTGACGGTTAAAGACGGGATCCTTTTGGCCACCGGCCTGCACGTCCACCGCAGCAGTGCTCACAGCGCAGGGGTGGGCTCGATATTTGACAG GGTATTAACAGAGCTGGTGTCTAAGATGAAGGATATGCAGATGGACAAGACAGAGCTGGGCTGTCTAAGAGCTATTGTCCTCTTCAACCCAG ATGCGAAAGGATTGTCAAACCCATCAGAGGTCGAGGCATTACGGGAAAAGGTTTACGCCTCACTGGAGGCCTACACCAAACACAATTACCCCGATCAGCCCGGCAG gTTTGCCAAGCTGCTCCTCCGTCTGCCCGCTCTGCGCTCCATAGGACTGAAGTGCCTGGAGCACCTGTTTTTCTTCAAACTCATCGGAGACACACCTATAGACACTTTCCTCATGGAGATGCTGGAAGCACCGCATCAAATCACATGA
- the rxrga gene encoding retinoic acid receptor RXR-gamma-A isoform X2: MDNNDTYLHLSSSLQVTHGHLSSPPSQPPLSSMVSHHHPSIINGLGSPYSVITSSSLGSPSASMPTTSSMVYGALNSPQMNSLNSVSSSEDIKPPPGLVGLGSYSCSSPGSLSKHICAICGDRSSGKHYGVYSCEGCKGFFKRTIRKDLTYTCRDNKDCQIDKRQRNRCQYCRYQKCLAMGMKREAVQEERQRGREKSDNEVESSSSFNEEMPVEKILDAELAVEPKTEAYMESSTGNSTNDPVTNICQAADKQLFTLVEWAKRIPHFSDLPLDDQVILLRAGWNELLIASFSHRSVTVKDGILLATGLHVHRSSAHSAGVGSIFDRVLTELVSKMKDMQMDKTELGCLRAIVLFNPDAKGLSNPSEVEALREKVYASLEAYTKHNYPDQPGRFAKLLLRLPALRSIGLKCLEHLFFFKLIGDTPIDTFLMEMLEAPHQIT, encoded by the exons GTTCTTCTTTGCAGGTAACACACGGTCACCTGAGCTCTCCTCCGTCCCAGCCTCCTCTCAGCTCCATGGTGTCCCACCATCACCCCTCCATCATCAACGGTCTAGGGTCACCATACTCAGTCATCACTTCTTCCTCCCTGGGTTCGCCTTCAGCCTCCATGCCCACCACCTCCAGCATGGTTTATGGCGCACTCAACAGTCCACAG ATGAACTCTCTGAACAGTGTTAGCAGCTCAGAAGACATTAAACCTCCTCCAGGACTGGTGGGATTGGGCAGTTACTCCTGCAGCAGCCCGGGGTCCCTCTCCAAACACATCTGTGCCATCTGCGGAGACCGATCCTCAG GGAAACATTATGGTGTTTACAGTTGTGAAGGATGCAAGGGCTTCTTCAAGAGAACCATCCGGAAAGACCTCACGTACACGTGTCGAGACAATAAGGATTGCCAGATAGACAAGCGCCAACGGAACCGCTGCCAGTACTGCCGCTATCAGAAGTGTCTGGCCATGGGCATGAAGAGAGAAG CGGTGCAAGAAGAGAGACAGCGGGGTCGGGAAAAGAGTGATAATGAGGTGGAGTCCAGCAGCAGCTTTAATGAGGAAATGCCAGTGGAGAAGATTCTAGATGCTGAGCTTGCAGTGGAACCCAAGACTGAAGCTTACATGGAGTCCAGCACAGGAAACTCG ACAAATGACCCAGTGACCAACATCTGCCAGGCCGCAGATAAGCAGCTCTTCACTCTTGTTGAGTGGGCTAAAAGAATCCCGCACTTCTCTGACCTCCCTCTGGATGACCAGGTCATCCTACTGCGAGCAG gTTGGAACGAGCTGCTCATCGCTTCATTCTCACACCGTTCAGTGACGGTTAAAGACGGGATCCTTTTGGCCACCGGCCTGCACGTCCACCGCAGCAGTGCTCACAGCGCAGGGGTGGGCTCGATATTTGACAG GGTATTAACAGAGCTGGTGTCTAAGATGAAGGATATGCAGATGGACAAGACAGAGCTGGGCTGTCTAAGAGCTATTGTCCTCTTCAACCCAG ATGCGAAAGGATTGTCAAACCCATCAGAGGTCGAGGCATTACGGGAAAAGGTTTACGCCTCACTGGAGGCCTACACCAAACACAATTACCCCGATCAGCCCGGCAG gTTTGCCAAGCTGCTCCTCCGTCTGCCCGCTCTGCGCTCCATAGGACTGAAGTGCCTGGAGCACCTGTTTTTCTTCAAACTCATCGGAGACACACCTATAGACACTTTCCTCATGGAGATGCTGGAAGCACCGCATCAAATCACATGA